One Streptomyces lincolnensis genomic region harbors:
- a CDS encoding DUF501 domain-containing protein, translating to METPPPSTPRTEPTDADVEAFKQQLGRPPRGLRAIAHRCPCGQPDVVETAPRLPDGTPFPTTYYLTCPRAASAIGTLEANGVMKEMTERLQSDPELAAAYRAAHEDYLARRDAIEVLAGFPSAGGMPDRVKCLHVLVAHSLAAGPGVNPLGDEAVEMLPEWWLKGTCVTGVPEDEQ from the coding sequence ATGGAAACGCCTCCGCCCTCCACACCGCGCACCGAGCCGACCGACGCGGATGTCGAGGCCTTCAAGCAGCAGCTCGGACGGCCGCCGCGCGGGTTGCGGGCGATCGCGCACCGCTGCCCCTGCGGACAGCCGGACGTGGTGGAGACGGCGCCCCGCCTCCCCGACGGCACCCCCTTCCCGACGACGTACTACCTGACGTGCCCGCGCGCCGCCTCGGCGATCGGCACGCTGGAGGCGAACGGCGTCATGAAGGAGATGACGGAGCGGCTCCAGAGCGATCCGGAGCTGGCCGCCGCCTACCGTGCCGCGCACGAGGACTACCTCGCGCGCCGTGACGCCATCGAGGTCCTGGCGGGCTTCCCGAGCGCGGGTGGCATGCCGGACCGGGTGAAGTGCCTGCACGTCCTGGTCGCGCACTCGCTGGCGGCCGGCCCCGGGGTCAACCCCCTCGGCGACGAGGCCGTCGAGATGCTGCCGGAGTGGTGGCTGAAGGGGACGTGCGTGACGGGCGTGCCGGAGGACGAACAGTGA
- a CDS encoding FtsB family cell division protein, translated as MAVKDRDRFSTTTRIRLLGEQTAARVYRSQTKRQARRSRLTGRAALLALVLCTLVVALAYPIRQYVSQRAEIADLQREKEQARQRVEQLRDLKARWQDDAYAQQQIRQRLHYVLPGETGFIVVDPNAARQSRADLGAADRPWYANVWDGVDKSDASDQ; from the coding sequence ATGGCCGTCAAGGACCGGGACCGTTTCTCCACCACGACCAGGATCAGGCTGCTCGGCGAGCAGACCGCGGCCCGTGTCTACCGCTCCCAGACCAAACGGCAGGCCCGCCGCTCCCGGCTGACCGGCCGGGCCGCGCTGCTGGCCCTCGTCCTGTGCACACTGGTCGTGGCGCTCGCGTATCCCATAAGGCAGTACGTCTCCCAGCGCGCCGAGATCGCCGATCTCCAGCGGGAGAAGGAGCAGGCCCGGCAGCGGGTGGAGCAGCTGCGGGACCTCAAGGCACGCTGGCAGGACGACGCGTACGCCCAGCAGCAGATCCGGCAGCGGCTGCACTACGTCCTGCCGGGCGAGACGGGCTTCATCGTCGTCGACCCGAACGCGGCCCGGCAGTCCCGAGCCGACCTGGGGGCGGCCGACCGCCCCTGGTACGCGAACGTCTGGGACGGCGTCGACAAGTCCGACGCCTCCGATCAGTGA
- the eno gene encoding phosphopyruvate hydratase: protein MLVPSIDVVVAREILDSRGNPTVEVEVGLDDGSTGRAAVPSGASTGAFEAIELRDGDPNRYMGKGVEKAVLAVIEQIGPELVGYDATEQRLIDQAMFDLDATDNKGSLGANAILGVSLAVAHAASEASDLPLFRYLGGPNAHLLPVPMMNILNGGSHADSNVDIQEFMIAPIGAESFSEALRWGAEVYHTLKKVLKTKGLSTGLGDEGGFAPNLESNRAALDLILEAIKEAGYTPGEQIALALDVAASEFYKDGVYTFEGKERSAAEMTEYYAELVASYPLVSIEDPLYEDDWAGWNAITEKLGDKVQIVGDDLFVTNPERLARGIEEGSANALLVKVNQIGSLTETLDAVELAQRNGFKCMMSHRSGETEDVTIADLAVAVNCGQIKTGAPARSDRVAKYNQLLRIEEILDDAAVYAGRSAFPRFRSANQ from the coding sequence ATGCTCGTGCCGTCCATCGACGTCGTCGTAGCCCGGGAAATCCTGGACTCCCGAGGCAATCCCACGGTCGAGGTCGAGGTCGGCCTCGACGACGGCAGCACGGGTCGTGCCGCCGTCCCCTCCGGCGCCTCCACGGGCGCCTTCGAAGCCATCGAGCTCCGCGACGGTGACCCCAACCGCTACATGGGCAAGGGCGTCGAGAAGGCCGTCCTCGCGGTCATCGAGCAGATCGGCCCGGAGCTCGTCGGCTACGACGCCACCGAGCAGCGCCTGATCGACCAGGCGATGTTCGACCTGGACGCCACCGACAACAAGGGCTCCCTCGGCGCCAACGCCATCCTCGGCGTCTCCCTCGCCGTCGCCCACGCCGCCTCCGAGGCCAGCGACCTCCCGCTCTTCCGCTACCTGGGCGGCCCGAACGCGCACCTGCTGCCCGTTCCGATGATGAACATCCTGAACGGCGGCTCGCACGCCGACTCCAACGTGGACATCCAGGAGTTCATGATCGCCCCGATCGGCGCGGAGTCCTTCTCCGAGGCCCTGCGCTGGGGCGCCGAGGTCTACCACACCCTCAAGAAGGTGCTGAAGACCAAGGGCCTGTCCACCGGCCTCGGCGACGAGGGCGGCTTCGCCCCGAACCTGGAGTCCAACCGCGCCGCCCTCGACCTCATCCTCGAGGCCATCAAGGAGGCCGGTTACACCCCCGGCGAGCAGATCGCCCTGGCGCTCGACGTCGCCGCCTCCGAGTTCTACAAGGACGGCGTCTACACCTTCGAGGGCAAGGAGCGCTCCGCCGCCGAGATGACGGAGTACTACGCCGAGCTCGTCGCGTCGTACCCGCTCGTCTCCATCGAGGACCCGCTGTACGAGGACGACTGGGCCGGCTGGAACGCCATCACCGAGAAGCTGGGCGACAAGGTCCAGATCGTCGGCGACGACCTCTTCGTCACCAACCCCGAGCGCCTGGCCCGCGGCATCGAGGAGGGCTCCGCCAACGCCCTGCTCGTCAAGGTCAACCAGATCGGTTCCCTCACCGAGACCCTGGACGCCGTCGAGCTCGCCCAGCGCAACGGCTTCAAGTGCATGATGTCCCACCGCTCCGGCGAGACCGAGGACGTCACCATCGCCGACCTCGCCGTCGCGGTGAACTGCGGCCAGATCAAGACCGGCGCCCCGGCCCGCTCGGACCGCGTCGCCAAGTACAACCAGCTGCTGCGCATCGAGGAGATCCTCGACGACGCCGCGGTGTACGCGGGCCGTTCGGCCTTCCCGCGGTTTCGCTCTGCGAACCAGTAG
- a CDS encoding transglycosylase family protein, translating to MLFSGKGKHRRPSKATRAIAIAGVTGAAVAAPLMASGTASAATASEWDAVAQCESGGDWTINTGNGYYGGVQFSASTWAAYGGTQYAAQANQASKAQQIEIAEKVLAGQGKGAWPVCGKNLSGASYNGGSTGSSNSGSGQSTESRSSEQPASRSSERPAAKAKKTVTTPTGKKVKKGDGEYKVVKGDTLSSIAEKHDVKGGWAKLFELNKDIVDQADLIYPGQQLHLK from the coding sequence ATGCTGTTTTCCGGCAAGGGCAAGCACCGCCGTCCGTCCAAGGCCACTCGGGCCATCGCCATCGCCGGTGTCACCGGCGCCGCTGTCGCCGCCCCGCTGATGGCGTCCGGCACCGCCTCCGCCGCCACCGCTTCCGAGTGGGACGCCGTCGCCCAGTGCGAGTCCGGCGGTGACTGGACCATCAACACCGGCAACGGCTACTACGGCGGCGTGCAGTTCTCCGCCTCCACCTGGGCCGCGTACGGCGGCACCCAGTACGCCGCGCAGGCCAACCAGGCCTCCAAGGCGCAGCAGATCGAGATCGCCGAGAAGGTCCTCGCGGGCCAGGGCAAGGGTGCCTGGCCGGTCTGCGGCAAGAACCTGTCCGGCGCCTCCTACAACGGCGGCTCCACCGGTTCGTCCAACTCCGGCTCCGGCCAGAGCACCGAGAGCCGCTCCTCCGAGCAGCCGGCCTCCCGCTCCTCCGAGCGCCCGGCGGCCAAGGCCAAGAAGACCGTCACCACGCCGACCGGCAAGAAGGTCAAGAAGGGCGACGGCGAGTACAAGGTCGTCAAGGGCGACACCCTCAGCTCGATCGCCGAGAAGCACGACGTCAAGGGCGGCTGGGCGAAGCTGTTCGAGCTGAACAAGGACATCGTCGACCAGGCCGACCTCATCTACCCGGGTCAGCAGCTGCACCTGAAGTAA
- a CDS encoding LysM peptidoglycan-binding domain-containing protein — protein sequence MLSGNGRHRRPRQAPAILVAAGVTGSAIAIPLLGATGASAATGTTWDQVANCETEGAWSHQGADQYGGLNIAQEDWDKHGGLDFAERPDQASRNQQITVAEKILADQGVGYWSTCGLLNGLSQDSKAADVDTGVSDGTGSGDSGAGSGLTDSSESSAGSSADSGSDASSPSPSGTPSDNPAKSGTSTDPTTDPTADSTPRGGSQRSDSPSTGAPKQDESDNSWREGGSSALVDIGALGGTSTGDTLSGGKHRGGSADEGAGEGADTAASAGRHAARDDSYIVRPGDTLASIADSLDLQGGWRALYEENKAAIGTDPSRIVPGQTLGLGTE from the coding sequence ATGCTCTCCGGGAACGGTCGTCACCGTCGCCCCCGCCAGGCTCCGGCCATCCTCGTCGCGGCCGGGGTGACCGGTTCCGCCATCGCCATTCCGCTCCTCGGGGCCACCGGCGCGAGCGCGGCCACCGGGACCACGTGGGACCAGGTCGCCAACTGCGAGACCGAAGGCGCCTGGAGCCACCAGGGCGCGGATCAGTACGGCGGGCTGAACATCGCCCAGGAGGACTGGGACAAACACGGCGGGCTCGACTTCGCCGAGCGGCCCGACCAGGCCAGCCGGAACCAGCAGATCACCGTCGCCGAGAAGATCCTCGCGGACCAGGGCGTCGGCTACTGGTCCACCTGCGGTCTGCTCAACGGGCTCAGTCAGGACTCCAAGGCGGCCGACGTCGACACGGGTGTGTCCGACGGCACGGGCTCCGGTGACTCCGGCGCCGGCTCCGGTCTGACCGACTCCTCCGAGTCGTCGGCCGGTTCGTCCGCGGACTCCGGATCGGACGCGTCGTCGCCCTCGCCGTCCGGCACTCCGTCGGACAACCCGGCCAAGTCCGGCACATCCACCGATCCCACCACCGACCCCACCGCCGATTCCACTCCGCGGGGCGGCTCACAGCGGTCGGACAGCCCCTCCACAGGTGCACCGAAGCAGGACGAGTCGGACAATTCCTGGCGCGAGGGCGGCTCTTCGGCCCTCGTCGACATCGGAGCCCTCGGCGGCACGTCCACCGGAGACACCCTCAGCGGCGGCAAGCACCGCGGCGGCAGCGCCGACGAGGGTGCGGGCGAGGGTGCCGACACCGCCGCCTCCGCCGGCCGGCACGCCGCCCGCGACGACTCGTACATCGTGCGCCCCGGGGACACGCTCGCGTCCATCGCCGACTCCCTGGACCTCCAGGGCGGGTGGCGCGCGCTCTACGAGGAGAACAAGGCGGCCATCGGCACCGACCCGAGCCGCATCGTGCCCGGTCAGACCCTCGGACTTGGTACCGAATAG
- a CDS encoding cytochrome P450 family protein yields MTDQPIPLSPAPELFTWEFAGDPYPAYAWLREHAPVQRTRLPSGVEAWLVTRYGDAKQALADPRLSKNPAHHDEPAHAKGKTGIPGERKAELMTHLLNIDPPDHTRLRRLVSKAFTPRRVAEFAPRVQELTDQLIDGFADKGSADLIHEFAFPLPIYAICDLLGVPREDQDDFRDWAGMMIRHQGGPRGGVARSVKKMRGYLADLIHRKREALPDEPTPGEDLISGLIRASDHGEHLTENEAAAMAFILLFAGFETTVNLIGNGTYALLTHPEQRARLQKSLAGGDRGLLETGVEELLRYDGPVEMATWRFATRPLSIGGQDIAAGDPVLVVLAAADRDPERFADPDVLDLGRRDNQHLGYGHGIHYCLGAPLARLEGQTALATLLTRLPDLQLAADPTDLRWRGGLIMRGLRTLPVQFAPR; encoded by the coding sequence GTGACCGACCAGCCCATCCCTCTCAGCCCCGCACCCGAACTCTTCACCTGGGAGTTCGCCGGCGACCCCTACCCGGCGTACGCCTGGCTCCGTGAGCACGCGCCGGTGCAGCGGACGCGTCTTCCCAGCGGGGTGGAGGCCTGGTTGGTCACCCGCTACGGCGATGCCAAGCAGGCGCTGGCCGATCCGCGGCTGTCCAAGAACCCGGCGCATCACGACGAGCCGGCGCACGCCAAGGGGAAGACCGGTATCCCCGGGGAGCGCAAGGCGGAGCTGATGACGCATCTGCTGAACATCGACCCGCCGGACCACACCCGGCTGCGCAGGCTGGTGTCGAAGGCGTTCACACCGCGCCGGGTCGCGGAGTTCGCGCCGCGCGTCCAGGAACTCACCGATCAGCTCATCGACGGGTTCGCGGACAAGGGGAGCGCCGACCTCATCCACGAGTTCGCCTTCCCGCTCCCCATCTACGCGATCTGCGACCTGCTCGGCGTCCCCCGCGAGGACCAGGACGACTTCCGGGACTGGGCGGGGATGATGATCCGTCACCAGGGCGGCCCCCGCGGCGGTGTGGCCCGGTCGGTGAAGAAGATGCGCGGCTACCTCGCCGACCTGATCCACCGCAAGCGAGAGGCCCTGCCCGACGAACCCACCCCCGGCGAGGACCTCATCTCGGGTCTCATCCGGGCCTCCGACCACGGCGAGCACCTCACCGAGAACGAGGCCGCCGCCATGGCCTTCATCCTGCTCTTCGCGGGTTTCGAGACCACCGTCAACCTGATCGGCAACGGCACCTACGCCCTCCTGACCCACCCCGAGCAGCGGGCCCGCCTGCAGAAGTCGCTCGCCGGGGGCGACCGCGGCCTGCTGGAGACCGGCGTCGAGGAACTCCTGCGCTACGACGGTCCCGTGGAGATGGCCACCTGGCGGTTCGCGACCCGCCCGCTGAGCATCGGCGGGCAGGACATCGCGGCCGGCGACCCCGTCCTCGTCGTCCTGGCCGCGGCGGACCGGGATCCGGAGCGGTTCGCGGACCCGGACGTGCTCGATCTCGGCCGGCGTGACAACCAACACCTCGGATACGGCCACGGCATCCACTACTGCCTCGGCGCGCCCCTCGCCCGACTGGAGGGCCAGACCGCGCTCGCCACCCTCCTCACCCGCCTTCCCGACCTGCAACTGGCGGCGGATCCGACCGATTTGCGCTGGCGCGGCGGCCTCATCATGCGTGGACTGCGCACCCTCCCCGTGCAGTTCGCCCCCCGCTGA
- a CDS encoding nucleoside triphosphate pyrophosphohydrolase: MNATSPEAASGPGRIVLLTTSHRVAPGLLSWPAWQALHAADRVLCADGAHPQLPYLREAGIGVDETAPTAEELVAACADGGTVVVVATGEGEPALTDGLARLAGSGRVTMPELELLPASYDLPGARLLDLVQVMDRIRAECPWSSRQTHEGLAKYGIEEAYELVEAIEDGDRDELREELGDVLLQVVFHARIAEEHPDTPFSVDDVAGGIVTKLIHRHPHVFGDETATTPEEVKEHWLRTKAVEKRRESVTDGIPLGQPGLALAAKLASRVRTAGLDVPLPTGDGVGYDLLTLAIHAEAAGVDPEAALRAAARAYRDAVRAAEGLAAGTGR, translated from the coding sequence GTGAACGCAACCAGTCCCGAAGCCGCCTCCGGCCCCGGCCGCATCGTCCTGCTCACCACCAGCCACCGCGTCGCGCCCGGACTGCTCTCCTGGCCCGCCTGGCAGGCACTGCACGCCGCCGACCGCGTGCTCTGCGCGGACGGCGCGCACCCGCAGCTGCCGTATCTGCGCGAGGCGGGCATAGGCGTCGACGAGACGGCACCGACCGCCGAGGAACTGGTAGCCGCCTGCGCCGACGGCGGCACCGTGGTCGTCGTGGCGACCGGCGAGGGCGAACCGGCCCTCACCGACGGACTGGCACGCCTCGCGGGCTCCGGACGCGTGACCATGCCCGAGCTGGAGCTGCTGCCCGCCTCCTACGACCTGCCCGGCGCCCGGCTCCTCGACCTCGTCCAGGTGATGGACCGCATCCGCGCCGAGTGCCCGTGGTCCTCCCGGCAGACCCACGAGGGCCTCGCCAAGTACGGCATCGAGGAGGCGTACGAACTCGTCGAGGCCATCGAGGACGGCGACCGCGACGAACTCCGCGAGGAACTCGGCGACGTCCTCCTCCAGGTCGTCTTCCACGCGAGGATCGCTGAGGAGCACCCCGACACCCCCTTCTCCGTCGACGACGTCGCCGGCGGCATCGTCACCAAACTCATCCACCGTCACCCGCACGTCTTCGGCGACGAGACCGCCACCACCCCCGAAGAGGTCAAGGAACACTGGCTGCGCACCAAGGCCGTCGAGAAGCGACGTGAATCGGTCACCGACGGCATACCCCTGGGCCAGCCGGGCCTCGCCCTCGCCGCGAAGCTCGCCTCCCGCGTCCGCACGGCCGGCCTCGACGTCCCCCTCCCCACAGGCGACGGCGTCGGCTACGACCTCCTGACCCTCGCGATCCACGCCGAGGCGGCCGGCGTGGACCCCGAGGCGGCCCTGCGCGCGGCGGCCCGCGCCTACCGGGACGCCGTACGCGCGGCCGAGGGCCTCGCGGCCGGCACCGGGCGGTAG
- a CDS encoding SurA N-terminal domain-containing protein — protein MHRRRRTALLLSAAIAAAPLLTACGNDAHPGAAAVVGGQRITVAQLENRVNEVREAQRAAVADEAQYAQAVAGTGTLTRDTLHNMVLDQVVHRAAQEAGVTVSRYEVQQMRAGLEQQTGGAKALETAWLQQYGIAPERLDDNLRFQLEAQKLAAKVGTDTGDPAFWNALAKASKDLGVDLNPRYGTWDAQKSSRADTKMPWLREVTAPETGQTA, from the coding sequence TTGCACCGCCGCCGTCGCACCGCGCTCCTCCTCTCCGCCGCGATCGCCGCGGCCCCCCTCCTCACCGCCTGCGGAAACGACGCGCACCCCGGCGCGGCGGCCGTCGTCGGCGGCCAGCGGATCACCGTCGCCCAGCTGGAGAACCGGGTGAACGAGGTCCGCGAGGCGCAGCGGGCCGCGGTGGCGGACGAGGCGCAGTACGCACAGGCCGTCGCCGGGACCGGCACCCTCACCCGGGACACCCTGCACAACATGGTCCTCGACCAGGTGGTGCACCGCGCCGCGCAGGAAGCGGGCGTGACCGTCAGCCGCTACGAGGTCCAGCAGATGCGCGCCGGCCTGGAACAGCAGACGGGTGGCGCCAAGGCACTGGAGACCGCCTGGCTCCAGCAGTACGGCATCGCCCCCGAGCGCCTCGACGACAACCTCCGCTTCCAGCTGGAGGCCCAGAAGCTCGCCGCCAAGGTCGGCACCGACACCGGCGACCCCGCCTTCTGGAACGCACTCGCCAAGGCCTCCAAGGACCTCGGCGTCGACCTCAACCCGCGCTACGGCACCTGGGACGCCCAGAAGAGCAGCCGCGCCGACACGAAGATGCCGTGGCTGCGCGAGGTGACGGCGCCGGAGACCGGACAGACGGCCTGA
- a CDS encoding serine/threonine-protein kinase — MSTLIGQGGMGQVWTAYDQRLDRRVAVKLLRPDKVAGQEADELRRRFVRECRVTAQVDHPGLVTVHDAGSEDEELFLVMQYVDGADLSDHLAEHGPYPWQWAVAVAAQLCAVLSAVHAVPIVHRDLKPRNVMVKQDGTVTVLDLGVASVMDADTTRLTHTGTPIGSPAYMAPEQAMGGAVGPYTDLYALGVVLHELLSGDVPFAGSTALGVLHRHLYEPPLPVRRIRPEVPEPLEALVLRLLAKDPQHRPASAQDVYEDLTPLLPARGRPTGAPLDPTRPFLSPHAPWPDRARTPAPQPAPAAPVAPPAEKTDVARAVDEVKRLLGEGRITQAVDILGAILPVAAQQHGENSPVVRTLRKQYAATLMDDGQYRRALPVLRALATERAAEAGHADPRSLRFRFEAAQCLEQLGEPAAALAEYRALLPYYENQYVAGDPELAHDVRRRIGHLLLALGDRAAAHDTLARLLHDAERLHGPGHPLAMEVRRTLEWLGQVRG, encoded by the coding sequence CTGTCCACCCTCATCGGCCAGGGCGGCATGGGCCAGGTCTGGACGGCGTACGACCAGCGGCTGGACCGGCGCGTCGCGGTGAAGCTGCTGCGCCCCGACAAGGTGGCGGGCCAGGAGGCGGACGAACTGCGCCGGCGCTTCGTGCGCGAGTGCCGGGTCACCGCACAGGTCGACCACCCGGGCCTGGTCACCGTGCACGACGCGGGCAGCGAGGACGAGGAACTGTTCCTCGTCATGCAGTACGTCGACGGCGCCGACCTCTCCGACCATCTCGCCGAACACGGCCCGTACCCCTGGCAGTGGGCCGTCGCCGTCGCCGCGCAACTGTGCGCCGTGCTGAGCGCCGTGCACGCCGTGCCGATCGTCCACCGCGACCTCAAGCCGCGCAATGTGATGGTGAAGCAGGACGGCACGGTCACCGTCCTCGACCTCGGCGTCGCCTCCGTCATGGACGCCGACACCACCCGCCTCACCCACACCGGCACCCCCATCGGCTCGCCCGCCTACATGGCCCCCGAACAGGCCATGGGGGGCGCGGTCGGCCCGTACACCGACCTGTACGCGCTCGGTGTGGTGCTGCACGAACTCCTCAGCGGTGACGTGCCGTTCGCCGGATCGACGGCGCTCGGCGTGCTGCACCGGCACCTGTACGAGCCCCCGCTGCCCGTTCGCCGCATCCGCCCCGAGGTGCCCGAGCCGCTCGAAGCGCTGGTCCTGCGGCTGCTCGCCAAGGACCCGCAGCACCGGCCCGCCTCCGCGCAGGACGTGTACGAGGACCTCACGCCGCTGCTGCCCGCGCGCGGGAGACCCACCGGAGCGCCCCTGGACCCCACGCGCCCGTTCCTGAGCCCGCACGCCCCCTGGCCCGACCGCGCGCGGACGCCCGCGCCGCAGCCCGCCCCCGCCGCCCCGGTCGCGCCGCCCGCCGAGAAGACGGACGTCGCCCGCGCCGTCGACGAGGTCAAGCGCCTCCTCGGCGAGGGCCGGATCACCCAGGCCGTCGACATCCTCGGCGCGATCCTCCCGGTCGCCGCCCAGCAGCACGGCGAGAACTCCCCGGTCGTCCGCACCCTGCGCAAGCAGTACGCGGCCACCCTCATGGACGACGGCCAGTACCGTCGCGCGCTGCCCGTCCTGCGCGCCCTCGCCACCGAACGCGCCGCCGAGGCGGGCCACGCCGACCCCCGCTCCCTCCGCTTCCGCTTCGAGGCCGCCCAGTGCCTGGAGCAGCTCGGCGAACCGGCGGCCGCGCTCGCCGAGTACCGCGCGCTGCTGCCGTACTACGAGAACCAGTACGTGGCAGGCGACCCCGAACTCGCCCACGACGTCCGCCGCCGCATCGGCCACCTCCTGCTCGCCCTCGGCGACCGCGCCGCCGCCCACGACACCCTGGCCCGCCTGCTGCACGACGCGGAGCGCCTGCACGGCCCCGGCCACCCGCTCGCCATGGAGGTCCGCCGGACCCTGGAATGGCTCGGCCAGGTGCGCGGCTAG
- a CDS encoding HNH endonuclease family protein has product MARRKGGTASAVMTGLALCAAMALVSGCEGLDAGDTAGTDGSSPESGAAAPAADGHAVSPLQNPDGVKPGLAPVTSETDEATARKLIETVRTKGRGPKTGYDRDEFGYAWMDTAEGVPLSRNGCDTRNDLLQRDGRDVRFRSGSDCVVVSMTLNDPYTGTVIQWRKQKATEVQIDHVVPLSYSWQMGSARWSETKREQLANDPLNLIPAEGRANSSKGDSGPASWLPPNKRIRCAYAIRFAQVAVKYDLPVTAPDRQIMLRQCGA; this is encoded by the coding sequence ATGGCGCGTCGCAAGGGTGGGACGGCGTCCGCCGTCATGACCGGGCTGGCTCTGTGCGCGGCCATGGCCCTCGTCTCCGGATGCGAAGGCCTCGACGCCGGCGACACCGCCGGCACCGACGGTTCGTCACCGGAGAGCGGCGCGGCGGCCCCCGCGGCGGACGGCCACGCCGTCAGCCCGCTCCAGAACCCGGACGGAGTCAAGCCCGGCCTCGCCCCCGTGACGAGCGAGACCGACGAGGCCACGGCCCGCAAGCTCATCGAGACGGTCCGCACCAAGGGACGCGGCCCCAAGACGGGCTACGACCGCGACGAGTTCGGCTACGCCTGGATGGACACCGCCGAAGGCGTCCCGCTGTCCCGCAACGGCTGCGACACCCGCAACGACCTCCTCCAGCGCGACGGCCGGGACGTGCGCTTCCGCTCCGGCTCCGACTGCGTGGTCGTCTCCATGACCCTCAACGACCCCTACACCGGCACCGTCATCCAGTGGCGCAAACAGAAGGCCACCGAGGTGCAGATCGACCACGTCGTGCCGCTCTCCTACAGCTGGCAGATGGGCTCCGCCCGCTGGTCGGAGACCAAACGCGAGCAACTGGCCAACGACCCCCTGAACCTCATCCCGGCCGAAGGCCGCGCCAACTCCTCCAAGGGCGACTCCGGCCCCGCCTCCTGGCTCCCCCCGAACAAACGCATCCGCTGCGCCTACGCGATCCGTTTCGCCCAGGTCGCCGTCAAGTACGACCTACCGGTGACCGCCCCCGACCGGCAGATCATGCTGAGGCAGTGCGGGGCGTGA
- a CDS encoding antitoxin: MGIFDKIKSQMKGDRAKDMSDVAERKANEKTGNKYESQVDDGQQRIEDRLGMDRDRPEQP, translated from the coding sequence ATGGGCATCTTCGACAAGATCAAGAGCCAGATGAAGGGCGACCGGGCGAAGGACATGTCCGATGTCGCGGAACGCAAGGCCAACGAGAAGACGGGCAACAAGTACGAGAGCCAGGTCGACGACGGGCAACAGCGGATCGAAGACCGGCTCGGCATGGATCGCGACAGGCCCGAACAGCCGTAA